The following are encoded in a window of Verrucomicrobiia bacterium genomic DNA:
- a CDS encoding roadblock/LC7 domain-containing protein, with amino-acid sequence MRTPTGDELPIPLQAIVEKLPASLARKVANPNEVLLLPKKLVTQQLPSGAVRFAFADLRKLAPPGALLEAGEEDQKMVEIPLSEILPKLSPTDFGRRTDQKVIEIPDEVVGLFGPKGEPVTPPKTTVIGVAPVETPTQKPAPAPAAPSKPTASPPAKPAPAPAPATAPAAIKAPEPPPAAPPPAPKPAEPAGPLKVSADLLQQMTAATAAKPAAPASAPAPAPAAAPAAAPSAPPGMVAVPVTAVSANWPDAIKAEIQQFKLGEGSLLVPVGEMEKALKSGKVAFSWSQLLSWTNPSLKTTQGNVTVELALKVVAPLFLAVSKLPAPKKKVEIDPNIPDMFVGKGAPAAAPAAESAPAAPAAPAAAPAPAPAVAPAAAPKPAPAPAPVPAPAPAKPAIAARTPAEAVQVAIKLPGVAGAVVASEDGLSVAAQVLPPLAGDKVAAFAPQLFQRTAQYAKDLGAGALEGLSFTCNGTAWRVSKCGKVYLAVVSQPQRALPLAELAQLERELSKM; translated from the coding sequence GTGCGGACGCCGACAGGGGATGAACTGCCCATTCCGTTGCAGGCCATTGTCGAGAAGCTGCCGGCGTCACTGGCGCGCAAGGTGGCCAATCCCAATGAGGTGTTGCTACTTCCCAAGAAATTGGTGACGCAGCAATTGCCATCGGGGGCGGTGAGATTTGCGTTTGCCGATCTCCGGAAGTTGGCGCCGCCGGGGGCCTTACTGGAGGCGGGAGAAGAGGACCAAAAGATGGTGGAGATTCCGCTAAGTGAGATTCTGCCCAAGTTGTCCCCGACGGATTTTGGCCGCCGAACGGATCAAAAGGTGATTGAGATACCCGATGAGGTGGTGGGGTTGTTTGGTCCCAAAGGCGAGCCGGTAACGCCACCAAAGACGACGGTGATCGGAGTTGCGCCAGTCGAGACTCCAACCCAGAAACCCGCGCCTGCCCCTGCGGCACCGTCCAAACCAACAGCCTCGCCGCCGGCCAAGCCGGCGCCGGCGCCTGCGCCCGCGACCGCTCCGGCGGCAATCAAGGCTCCAGAGCCGCCGCCGGCCGCTCCACCACCGGCCCCCAAACCGGCGGAGCCGGCAGGTCCATTGAAGGTTTCCGCCGATTTATTGCAGCAGATGACGGCGGCAACAGCGGCTAAACCTGCTGCGCCGGCATCGGCGCCGGCGCCAGCTCCTGCCGCCGCACCTGCGGCCGCGCCGTCCGCGCCGCCGGGCATGGTGGCCGTGCCGGTGACGGCAGTCAGCGCCAACTGGCCGGATGCCATCAAAGCGGAGATACAACAGTTCAAGTTGGGTGAGGGCAGTCTCCTGGTGCCGGTGGGGGAAATGGAGAAGGCGTTGAAGAGCGGCAAGGTGGCTTTTAGTTGGAGCCAGTTGTTGTCCTGGACGAATCCCTCGCTGAAGACGACGCAGGGCAATGTGACGGTGGAGCTGGCGTTGAAGGTGGTGGCGCCGCTGTTCCTGGCGGTGAGCAAGTTGCCGGCGCCGAAGAAGAAAGTGGAGATCGATCCGAACATTCCCGACATGTTCGTTGGCAAAGGGGCCCCGGCGGCCGCGCCCGCGGCGGAAAGCGCGCCGGCCGCGCCCGCGGCACCGGCAGCCGCACCTGCTCCCGCGCCAGCAGTTGCGCCGGCGGCCGCTCCCAAACCAGCGCCCGCTCCGGCACCGGTGCCGGCGCCTGCACCCGCCAAGCCGGCGATTGCCGCGCGCACCCCGGCGGAAGCGGTGCAGGTGGCCATCAAACTGCCCGGGGTTGCCGGGGCGGTGGTGGCTTCGGAGGATGGATTGTCGGTGGCCGCGCAGGTCTTGCCGCCGCTGGCGGGGGACAAGGTGGCGGCCTTTGCGCCGCAACTTTTCCAGCGCACCGCGCAATATGCGAAGGATCTGGGGGCGGGCGCATTGGAGGGGCTTTCCTTCACTTGCAATGGGACGGCCTGGCGGGTGAGCAAGTGTGGGAAGGTGTATCTGGCGGTGGTCAGCCAGCCGCAGCGGGCGCTTCCGCTGGCGGAACTGGCGCAACTGGAACGCGAGCTGTCGAAAATGTAA
- a CDS encoding dihydroorotate dehydrogenase electron transfer subunit, whose translation MVEQDAIILANDNFTGQYYRLVLQAEHIAPLVQPGQFVHIRVPLLREALLRRPFSIFQVRDHTLSVLYKTVGKGTHQLSRLKPGQGLSVIGPLGHGFTIPSSPEIRPLLVAGGYGMAALYLLAERSPRPGIVFVGGRKQGDILCENEFRALGWEVRATTEDGSYGIKGLVTQPLREELQRGTQNVRLHACGPNPMLKAVSDLAREFNVEAELSMDEHMCCGVGVCLTCVIPIRSAEGWEYQRTCTEGPVFNAHTIAWEVMA comes from the coding sequence ATGGTTGAGCAGGACGCCATCATCCTGGCCAACGACAATTTTACCGGCCAGTATTACCGGCTCGTGTTGCAGGCGGAGCACATCGCTCCGCTGGTGCAGCCGGGGCAATTTGTGCATATCCGTGTGCCGCTGTTGCGCGAGGCGCTGCTGCGCCGCCCCTTCAGCATCTTTCAAGTCCGGGACCACACGTTGTCCGTGCTCTACAAAACCGTCGGCAAAGGCACCCATCAACTATCCCGCCTCAAACCCGGGCAGGGACTTAGTGTCATCGGCCCGTTGGGACACGGTTTTACGATTCCCTCTTCCCCCGAGATTCGCCCCCTGCTTGTCGCCGGCGGCTATGGCATGGCGGCCCTGTACCTCCTGGCTGAACGCTCCCCCCGCCCCGGCATCGTCTTTGTCGGCGGACGCAAACAGGGCGACATTCTCTGCGAAAACGAATTTCGCGCCCTCGGCTGGGAGGTCCGCGCCACCACTGAGGACGGCAGCTACGGCATCAAAGGGCTGGTGACTCAGCCCTTGCGCGAGGAATTGCAGCGCGGCACCCAAAACGTCCGGCTCCACGCCTGCGGCCCCAATCCCATGCTTAAGGCCGTCAGCGACCTGGCCCGCGAGTTTAACGTCGAAGCTGAGCTTTCCATGGACGAACACATGTGCTGCGGCGTGGGGGTCTGTCTCACCTGCGTCATTCCCATCCGTTCCGCTGAGGGCTGGGAATACCAACGCACCTGCACCGAAGGCCCCGTCTTCAACGCCCACACCATCGCCTGGGAGGTCATGGCATGA
- a CDS encoding ADP-ribosylation factor-like protein translates to MAIINQATKELQVKIVYYGPAKCGKTTNLEQVHANVQVASPENKGKMVSLATSSDRTLFFDFMPLEAMAIKGYKTKFQLYTVPGQVIYNTTRQLVLRGVDGIVFVADSQYDKMQENVESFQNLIDNLKSLKLNLDDIPYVLQYNKRDLPNVAPIEYMEFLLNNRDVQVPSFPATATKCEGVFETMNMIVRMLLHKFINLGGKKIA, encoded by the coding sequence ATGGCGATCATCAATCAAGCCACGAAGGAGCTGCAGGTCAAAATCGTATATTATGGGCCGGCCAAATGTGGCAAGACCACCAATCTGGAGCAGGTGCATGCCAACGTGCAGGTGGCCAGCCCCGAGAACAAAGGGAAGATGGTCTCGCTGGCCACCAGTTCGGACCGCACGCTGTTTTTCGACTTCATGCCCCTGGAGGCGATGGCCATCAAGGGATACAAGACCAAATTCCAACTGTACACGGTGCCGGGCCAGGTGATCTACAACACCACCCGGCAGTTGGTGCTGCGCGGAGTGGATGGCATTGTGTTTGTGGCGGACAGCCAGTACGACAAGATGCAGGAGAACGTGGAGAGCTTTCAAAACCTGATTGACAACCTGAAATCGCTCAAACTCAACCTCGACGACATTCCGTACGTGTTGCAGTACAACAAGCGGGATTTGCCGAATGTGGCGCCGATCGAGTACATGGAGTTCCTGCTGAACAACCGCGACGTGCAGGTGCCGTCTTTTCCGGCAACGGCCACGAAATGCGAAGGGGTCTTTGAGACGATGAACATGATTGTGCGGATGCTGCTGCACAAGTTCATCAATTTGGGCGGGAAGAAGATTGCCTGA
- a CDS encoding dihydroorotate dehydrogenase — MNWSVRIGSLVMPNPVTVASGTFGYGVEYARLLDLNQLGAVVVKGIRLDPVRGNPTPRTVEVASGLINAIGLQGPGVDGFIEKYWPFLKTLKVPVIINIWGRTLEEYAEVARRFDALEGVGALELNVSCPNIKEGGSHFGTDVRLLEKVVSACRQATRLPLITKLSPNVASIVPYAQAAEAAGSDALSIMNSFPAMAIDIETRRPRLANITGGLTGPCIKPIAIKLVWEAARAVKIPIIGMGGIQSAEDALEFIIAGASAVAVGTANFYEPQTSLRVLEGIREYMQRHGIEDLKSLVGSVKLPRI, encoded by the coding sequence ATGAACTGGTCCGTTCGCATCGGTTCTTTGGTGATGCCCAACCCCGTCACCGTCGCCTCCGGCACCTTCGGCTACGGTGTGGAATATGCCCGCCTGCTCGACTTGAACCAGCTCGGGGCCGTGGTGGTCAAGGGCATCCGCCTCGATCCTGTCCGCGGTAACCCCACCCCGCGCACCGTGGAAGTCGCCAGCGGCCTCATCAATGCCATCGGTCTCCAAGGCCCCGGCGTGGACGGGTTCATTGAAAAATACTGGCCTTTCCTTAAAACCCTCAAGGTCCCAGTCATCATCAACATCTGGGGACGCACCCTGGAAGAATACGCTGAAGTTGCCCGTCGTTTTGACGCCCTCGAAGGCGTCGGCGCCCTGGAACTTAATGTCTCCTGCCCCAATATCAAGGAAGGCGGCTCACACTTTGGCACCGATGTCCGCCTCCTGGAAAAAGTCGTCTCGGCCTGCCGTCAAGCCACCCGCCTCCCGCTCATCACCAAACTCAGCCCCAACGTGGCCAGCATCGTCCCTTATGCCCAGGCCGCCGAGGCAGCCGGCAGCGATGCGCTCTCCATCATGAACAGCTTCCCGGCCATGGCCATTGACATCGAAACCCGGCGTCCCCGCCTGGCCAACATCACCGGCGGCCTCACTGGCCCCTGCATCAAACCCATTGCCATCAAACTCGTCTGGGAGGCCGCCCGCGCCGTCAAAATCCCCATCATTGGCATGGGCGGCATTCAATCCGCCGAGGACGCCCTGGAGTTCATCATCGCCGGCGCTTCCGCCGTGGCCGTAGGCACTGCCAACTTCTACGAGCCGCAAACCTCCCTGCGCGTTCTGGAAGGCATCCGCGAATATATGCAACGCCACGGAATTGAAGACCTCAAAAGCCTTGTCGGCTCCGTGAAGTTGCCGCGAATATAA
- a CDS encoding metallophosphoesterase: protein MRVLIVGDVHGRHHLLAEGLRQAQAEYRIAAAIQVGDFGFYGPWMQQAHLEGLRFPVPLHVIDGNHEDHQWLQRALAAGAEQEWRTEMNLHYQRRPSVTRLGSSTVGFLGGALHVDRPQKHNWLSGWPNYILPAQRERAAELFNQHQPELIVTHSCPSRIGIGLATSDELQPEVAQHITAAGFDAGPPDDCGDVELRQLWLSLQYRPRAWVFGHFHRDHQRVVEGTQFVCVGSDLSSRKRQLVLWDTEEKRLLLCPSDPSDAGDW, encoded by the coding sequence ATGCGGGTGTTGATTGTAGGAGATGTCCACGGCCGCCATCACCTGCTGGCCGAGGGACTGCGGCAGGCGCAGGCGGAATACCGCATTGCAGCGGCCATCCAGGTGGGAGATTTCGGCTTTTATGGGCCGTGGATGCAACAGGCCCATCTGGAGGGGCTGCGCTTTCCGGTGCCGTTGCATGTGATTGACGGCAATCACGAGGATCATCAGTGGTTGCAGCGCGCCCTGGCCGCGGGGGCCGAGCAGGAGTGGCGGACAGAAATGAACCTGCATTATCAACGGCGGCCTTCGGTGACCCGGCTGGGTTCCAGCACGGTGGGATTTCTGGGGGGGGCGCTGCACGTGGACCGCCCGCAGAAGCACAATTGGTTGAGCGGCTGGCCGAATTATATTCTTCCCGCGCAACGCGAGCGGGCGGCAGAGCTGTTCAATCAGCATCAACCGGAGCTTATTGTGACCCATTCCTGTCCCTCGCGCATCGGCATCGGCCTGGCCACGTCGGACGAACTGCAGCCGGAGGTGGCGCAGCACATCACGGCAGCCGGTTTTGACGCCGGCCCGCCGGATGATTGTGGAGACGTGGAGCTGCGGCAATTATGGCTGAGCTTGCAATATCGTCCGCGCGCCTGGGTGTTTGGGCATTTTCATCGGGACCACCAAAGGGTGGTGGAGGGCACGCAATTCGTATGCGTGGGCAGTGATCTCAGCTCCCGCAAGCGTCAATTGGTGCTGTGGGACACCGAGGAGAAGCGCCTATTGCTCTGTCCGTCCGATCCGAGTGACGCGGGGGACTGGTAA
- a CDS encoding CDGSH iron-sulfur domain-containing protein: MEPLMAKRGPYIVSLNAGTHWWCACGRSQSQPFCDGAHKGTGLKPLAVEVTETKRVALCGCKHTHNPPYCDGTHAKLPA; encoded by the coding sequence ATGGAACCCCTCATGGCCAAACGTGGCCCCTACATTGTTTCGCTGAATGCCGGCACGCATTGGTGGTGTGCTTGTGGACGTTCCCAAAGCCAGCCGTTTTGTGATGGAGCGCACAAGGGCACGGGATTGAAGCCGCTGGCCGTGGAAGTGACAGAAACCAAGCGCGTAGCGCTGTGCGGCTGCAAACACACGCACAACCCGCCGTATTGCGACGGCACCCACGCCAAGCTGCCAGCCTGA
- a CDS encoding DUF294 nucleotidyltransferase-like domain-containing protein, whose protein sequence is MQVHPTGPRAQPHWQSFFLHIVSPAILTLALFLVLIFGVIIPTMRKNIIERKKEMIRELTHAAWSELAGMYEQERLGVLTREAAQQAAISRIQNMRYGEDGKDYFWISDMKTQMVMHPYRPDLNGQSLLEYADPTGKRLFVEYTRVVAREGAGYVDYYWQWKDDESRVVPKLSYVKGFAPWGWIVGTGIYLEDVRAEIRQVTRRVLQISVGIAVIIAGLLAYISQQSLNMERQRRRAELALRRSEEKYRLLVESAAEGVLLVLQDRPVFANKTLLSRLEYTEEELTQQPLEAVLQLLPNGSVDRARAERHARLINKRGEAVDVLVTATPVIMGEQTGQILTLKDLAARKRTEETLARLVADLQSLLPLATRSIKTTPLKISTCSLDTPISAAAAAMTRNQSSAMLVLSPTGVPIGIVTDQDLRARVLAAGLSVSRPVAEVMSAPLVRIEERALLFEAARLMYERQVQHLVVADATGAVKGILTSAEVLHAQRHAIGTLLGEIQEAPTPEALRDSRAKLPVFVKALLESGARVESVTRIMTAVSDAVLKRLIELAEARLGPAPVAYAFVVLGSEAREEQTLATDQDNAIIYADVPLERNAAVQQWFLRLGETVCGWLDLVGYRRCKGEVMACNPKWCQPLSRWRQYFSECVAANRPQDLLDVNVFFDFRCVYGEAAQVHQLREHLHLELEGEQRHAFFFHLAETTLQFRAPRGFFGNIQLERSGEHPPAFNVKAALIPLVNFARIYALQRRVAETNTLERLHRLRDLGVLLPGSHDELVQAYTALMQMRLAHQAAQIGRGEPPDNFLPLEELTQIERSVLKKIFADIAVFQARLQTDFARTT, encoded by the coding sequence ATGCAAGTCCATCCCACAGGCCCGCGAGCGCAGCCGCACTGGCAAAGCTTTTTTCTTCACATTGTTTCGCCGGCCATTTTAACGCTGGCCCTGTTTCTGGTTCTGATCTTTGGCGTGATCATTCCCACCATGCGCAAGAACATCATCGAGCGCAAAAAGGAAATGATCCGGGAGCTGACGCATGCGGCGTGGAGCGAGCTGGCGGGGATGTACGAGCAGGAGCGGCTGGGGGTGTTGACACGGGAAGCGGCGCAGCAGGCGGCCATCAGCCGGATTCAGAACATGCGGTACGGGGAGGATGGGAAAGATTACTTCTGGATATCGGATATGAAAACCCAGATGGTCATGCATCCGTACCGTCCGGATTTGAACGGCCAGAGCTTGCTGGAGTACGCCGATCCCACCGGCAAAAGACTGTTTGTGGAATACACGCGGGTGGTGGCACGGGAGGGGGCCGGCTATGTGGATTATTATTGGCAATGGAAAGATGATGAGTCGCGGGTGGTCCCGAAACTTTCGTATGTCAAGGGTTTTGCGCCCTGGGGATGGATTGTCGGGACCGGCATTTATTTGGAGGACGTGCGGGCGGAGATCCGGCAGGTTACGCGCCGGGTGCTGCAGATATCGGTGGGCATCGCCGTGATCATTGCGGGTTTGCTGGCCTATATCAGCCAGCAGAGCTTGAACATGGAGCGACAACGGCGCCGCGCCGAGCTGGCCCTGCGGCGTTCCGAGGAGAAATACCGCCTGTTGGTGGAGAGCGCTGCCGAGGGGGTCTTGCTTGTCCTGCAGGATCGGCCGGTCTTTGCCAATAAAACCCTGCTCAGCCGGCTCGAGTACACGGAGGAGGAGCTGACGCAACAGCCCCTGGAGGCGGTGCTGCAATTGCTGCCCAATGGCAGCGTGGACCGGGCGCGCGCAGAGCGACATGCCCGTTTAATCAACAAGCGGGGTGAGGCGGTGGATGTGCTGGTCACGGCCACGCCAGTCATCATGGGGGAGCAAACCGGCCAGATTTTAACCCTGAAAGACCTGGCGGCGCGCAAGCGGACGGAGGAAACGCTGGCGCGACTGGTGGCGGACCTGCAAAGTTTGTTGCCGCTGGCCACCCGTTCCATCAAGACAACGCCGTTGAAAATCAGCACGTGCAGCCTGGATACGCCCATATCCGCGGCGGCGGCGGCGATGACACGCAACCAGAGCAGCGCCATGCTGGTGCTGTCGCCGACGGGCGTTCCCATCGGCATTGTCACGGACCAGGACTTGCGCGCGCGGGTGCTGGCGGCCGGCTTGTCCGTGTCGCGGCCGGTGGCGGAGGTGATGAGCGCGCCGCTGGTGCGCATCGAGGAGCGGGCCCTGTTGTTTGAGGCCGCGCGCCTGATGTATGAGCGGCAGGTGCAGCATCTGGTGGTGGCGGATGCGACCGGGGCGGTGAAGGGGATATTGACCAGCGCCGAGGTGCTGCATGCGCAGCGGCATGCCATCGGGACGCTGCTGGGGGAAATTCAGGAGGCGCCCACGCCGGAAGCGCTCCGGGACAGCCGGGCCAAGCTGCCGGTGTTTGTCAAGGCGCTGCTGGAGAGCGGGGCGCGGGTGGAAAGTGTTACGCGCATCATGACGGCAGTATCGGATGCCGTCTTGAAACGGCTGATTGAACTGGCGGAGGCGCGGCTGGGGCCGGCGCCGGTGGCGTATGCGTTTGTGGTGCTGGGGAGCGAAGCGCGGGAGGAGCAAACCCTGGCCACCGATCAGGACAATGCCATCATCTACGCCGATGTGCCGCTCGAACGCAACGCAGCCGTGCAGCAATGGTTCCTGCGACTGGGCGAAACCGTCTGCGGCTGGCTGGATCTGGTGGGCTACCGGCGTTGCAAGGGGGAGGTGATGGCCTGCAATCCCAAATGGTGCCAGCCGCTCAGCCGGTGGCGCCAGTACTTCAGCGAGTGTGTGGCGGCCAATCGGCCGCAGGATCTGCTTGATGTGAATGTGTTTTTTGATTTTCGCTGCGTTTATGGGGAGGCCGCCCAGGTGCATCAACTGCGCGAGCATCTGCATCTGGAGCTGGAGGGGGAGCAGCGGCATGCCTTTTTCTTTCACCTGGCGGAAACCACCTTGCAATTCCGTGCGCCGCGCGGATTCTTTGGCAACATTCAACTGGAGAGGTCGGGCGAGCATCCACCCGCGTTTAACGTCAAGGCGGCGTTGATTCCGTTGGTGAACTTTGCGCGCATTTATGCGCTGCAGCGGCGGGTCGCGGAGACGAATACGCTGGAGCGCCTGCATCGGTTGCGGGATCTGGGGGTGTTGCTGCCCGGCAGTCACGATGAACTGGTGCAGGCTTACACCGCCCTGATGCAGATGCGGCTGGCGCATCAGGCGGCCCAGATTGGGCGCGGCGAGCCGCCGGACAATTTTCTGCCGCTGGAGGAGCTGACGCAAATCGAGCGGTCGGTGTTGAAAAAAATATTTGCCGACATTGCCGTGTTCCAGGCGCGGTTGCAAACGGACTTTGCCAGGACGACTTGA
- a CDS encoding PhoH family protein, with protein MKNYILDTNVLLHDPNSLFNFQENHVLIPIEVIEEIDRFKREATELGQNARTVSRTLDALREQGALSAGVPLRNGGLLKILFHQNNGNGHHHHSVDSRILALALAVQEADKGRKTVLVTKDINLRIRADACGLAAEDYETDHVRIQDLYTGMFEKTVSAEQMAAFRTQGELEVPLNGHYPNEYCVLNDAGNPRRPALAKVDVTGRKLVPILDCREGVWGIKPRNREQHFALDALLDERVRLVTLMGKAGTGKTLLAMAAGLKKTVQDREFRRLVVARPTVSVGRELGFLPGTLEEKLNPWMQPIHDALEMLSDLNMGHEHRRASDLLRSGTIVVEALSYIRGRSIANQFMVIDEAQNLTPLEVKTICTRVGHGTKLVFTGDPYQIDNPYVDSASNGFNYLVSRFREQPLAAHIELQKGERSELAELAANIL; from the coding sequence GTGAAAAACTACATACTCGACACCAACGTCCTGCTGCACGATCCCAACAGTCTCTTCAATTTTCAGGAAAATCACGTCCTGATTCCCATCGAGGTCATTGAAGAGATTGATCGTTTCAAGCGCGAGGCGACGGAGCTGGGGCAAAATGCCCGCACCGTGAGCCGGACGCTGGATGCGCTGCGGGAGCAGGGGGCTTTAAGCGCGGGGGTGCCGCTGCGCAACGGGGGGCTGTTGAAGATTCTGTTTCATCAAAACAATGGCAACGGCCATCATCATCACAGCGTGGACAGCCGCATTTTGGCGCTGGCACTGGCCGTGCAGGAAGCGGACAAGGGACGCAAGACGGTGCTGGTGACCAAGGACATCAATCTGCGCATCCGGGCCGACGCCTGCGGACTGGCGGCGGAGGATTACGAGACCGATCATGTGCGGATTCAGGATTTGTACACGGGGATGTTTGAAAAGACGGTCAGCGCCGAGCAGATGGCGGCGTTTCGCACGCAGGGTGAGCTGGAGGTGCCGCTGAACGGCCATTATCCCAACGAGTATTGTGTGTTGAACGATGCGGGCAACCCACGGCGGCCGGCTCTGGCCAAGGTGGATGTGACAGGCCGGAAACTGGTGCCGATTCTGGATTGCCGGGAGGGGGTATGGGGGATCAAACCGCGCAACCGGGAACAACATTTTGCCCTGGATGCCCTGTTGGACGAGCGCGTCCGGCTGGTGACCCTGATGGGCAAGGCGGGCACGGGCAAGACCTTGCTGGCGATGGCGGCAGGGTTGAAGAAGACGGTGCAGGACCGGGAGTTTCGGCGGCTGGTGGTGGCGCGGCCGACGGTTTCTGTGGGACGGGAGCTGGGCTTTCTGCCGGGGACGCTGGAGGAGAAGTTAAATCCTTGGATGCAACCCATCCATGACGCGCTGGAGATGCTGAGCGACTTGAACATGGGCCATGAACACCGGCGGGCCTCGGATTTGTTGCGCAGCGGCACGATTGTGGTGGAGGCACTGAGTTATATTCGCGGGCGGAGCATTGCCAACCAGTTCATGGTGATAGACGAGGCGCAGAACCTGACGCCGCTGGAGGTGAAGACGATTTGCACCCGCGTGGGACACGGCACCAAGCTGGTGTTCACCGGGGATCCCTACCAAATTGATAATCCCTATGTGGATTCGGCCTCCAATGGTTTTAATTACCTGGTAAGCCGTTTTCGTGAGCAGCCGCTGGCGGCGCACATTGAATTGCAGAAAGGGGAGCGGTCAGAACTGGCGGAGCTGGCGGCGAATATATTGTAG
- a CDS encoding DUF485 domain-containing protein — protein MAGLDFKAPQAKEQEDAAVVAYNSRMGVLLFFVYVLFYGGFMALSAFAPEVMSRPFLRGVNLAVVYGFALILAALVLALVYMKVCRKSK, from the coding sequence ATGGCAGGACTGGATTTCAAAGCTCCTCAAGCTAAAGAACAGGAAGACGCAGCGGTGGTGGCGTATAATTCCCGCATGGGGGTGCTGCTGTTTTTTGTGTATGTGCTGTTTTATGGAGGTTTCATGGCATTGAGCGCCTTTGCGCCGGAAGTGATGAGCCGGCCATTTTTGCGCGGGGTGAATCTGGCGGTGGTGTATGGGTTTGCGCTGATCCTGGCCGCGCTGGTGCTGGCGTTGGTCTATATGAAGGTGTGCCGTAAGAGCAAATAA